Proteins encoded together in one Myxocyprinus asiaticus isolate MX2 ecotype Aquarium Trade chromosome 9, UBuf_Myxa_2, whole genome shotgun sequence window:
- the plppr2b gene encoding phospholipid phosphatase-related protein type 5 isoform X7: protein MTWQPRYPAFRLRRTLCSILLGELISFFTKPEDTQEKTIVTADCCYFNPLLRRMVRFLGVYSFGLFTTTIFANAGQVVTGNQTPHFLSTCRPNYTALGCHSPMQYITERRACTGNPYLIVSARKSFPSKDAALSMYSAVYTVMYVTLVWRTKGTRLTKPTLCMTLLSLAVLVGIVRVSEYRNHWSDVLAGYLTGGAIAAFLVTCVINNFQQTQPPLPPMPSPLQPPRPDPPLNMPMVAMPCIESPLEKFQGFCTQASHDHQPYLAPTPPDVLIHSRRSISSAV from the exons ATACTGCTGGGGGAGCTCATATCCTTCTTCACTAAACCTGAGGACACACAGGAGAAGACCATAGTAACGGCTGACTGCTGTTATTTCAACCCGCTGCTGAGACGCATGGTCCGTTTTCTTG GTGTGTACTCCTTTGGCCTCTTTACCACCACAATATTTGCCAATGCAGGACAGGTGGTGACAGGAAATCAGACTCCTCACTTCCTGTCAACATGCCGCCCAAACTACACAGCGCTGGGCTGCCATTCACCAATGCAATACATCACAGAGCGCCGCGCATGCACTGGGAACCCTTACCTCATTGTCTCCGCCCGCAAATCTTTCCCCTCAAAAGACGCAGCGCTGAGTATGTACTCTGCTGTCTATACAGTG ATGTACGTAACTCTGGTGTGGCGCACTAAAGGCACAAGGCTGACTAAACCCACTCTGTGTATGACTCTTCTCTCATTGGCTGTTCTGGTGGGCATTGTGCGTGTATCCGAGTACCGCAATCACTGGTCTGATGTTCTAGCGGGATACCTTACTGGGGGAGCCATTGCTGCTTTTCTG GTCACTTGTGTGATCAATAACTTCCAGCAGACACAGCCTCCCCTACCACCCATGCCGTCCCCTTTGCAGCCCCCACGCCCAGACCCCCCGCTCAACATGCCCATGGTGGCCATGCCCTGTATAGAGAGTCCACTCGAAAA GTTCCAGGGGTTTTGTACACAGGCATCACATGACCATCAGCCATACCTGGCCCCCACCCCTCCCGATGTTCTCATCCACTCTCGTCGCTCCATCTCCAGCGCAGTCTAG